CAGCGTGTAGACGAACTCCGGCCGGCTGTGGAAATGCAGCGGGTGGGCGTGGCGGAAACACTGGTCGATCAGGCGGTTCTCGATCATGCGCGCGGTCATGCCCAGCAGCACCAGCAGGTGCTGCTGCATCAGCGTGGAGCGGCTCGACACATCCAGCACCGCGGCCATCTCGCCCGAGGGGTTGTAGACCGGCACGGCCGAGCAGGTCAGGCCGGTGAACTGGGTGTAGAAATGTTCGTCGCGCTGCACCGACACCGGACAGGCGGCGGCCAGGCAGGTGCCCATGCCGTTGGTGCCGGCTTCGGTCTCGCTCCAGACCACGCCGGTGCGCAGGCCCAGCGGCGCGACCTCGCGGGCGAAATCGGGCGAGGCCACCATGTGCAGGATCACGCCGTCGGTGTCGGTCAGCACCACCGCCGATTCGTCGTCGGCGAGCTGCTGGTAGAGCGTGGCCATCTCGTGGCGGGCGCAGTCGACCAGCGTGGACATGCGGTCCAGCCGGGCCTCGATCGCGGCCGGGTCGAGCGCGCGCAGGTCGCGCGGGCGGTCGGGGTGCAGCAGGTACTCGTCCATGCAGCGCCGCCACGAGCGTGCGACGACGTCGTTGCTCTCTTCGCCGAAGCTGCCGCGCACCACGTCAAAAACACGTTCGGCGTGCCGCCCGGTTCCAAGAAGACTGACCGCCATCGTTTTGCTCCTGCAGAGGACTTCAGCCGACGATTCTGAGCGTGCCATCCATCACGAACAACGGTGTTTGCACCCAAGCCGAAGACGCACGACACCGCTCGACAGTGCCCCGCAGTGAGCTTGCTCAATCTGTCGTTCAGTTTCGTTCTCACGACGCACCCGATCGCGTCGACACCTGTGGCTCAGGCCCTGAGCCAGCAAGGGCACCGCACGACGGTGGGCGCACATCTTGCAGCCACGCCGCCCACGACACACCCGAGGAGACCCATGTCCGCCCTGCCCGCCTTGCTCGATTCCCTGCCGCCACAGCCGCACGGCCACGCGCCGGCGGCCGCGCCGATGGACCTGATCTTCATCAGCGGCTACACCGGTCAGACGGTGATCGGCATCCACGAATCCGAGCTGCACCACACCCAGCCGCTGGTGATCGACATCCACGCCGGCCTGCCGCGCGCGCGGGCCTGCGACACCGATCACATCGGCGACACCATCGATTACGGCGTGGTGCGCAACCGCCTCGACGCGCTGATGCACGACCACGGCGTGACGCTGCTCGAAGCGCTGGCCGAACGCATCGCACGCATGCTGCTGATCGACTTTGGCGCGGCGTGGGTGCGCGTCAAGGTGGTCAAGCCGCGCAAGTTCGACAACGTCGACGCGGTGGGCGTGCAGATCGAGCGTTGCCGCGCCGACCTGCGTGACGTGCCGATGGCATCGACATCAGCTGCCGCATCGACCCCACGCAGCGCGCAGATCCTGAGCTGGATGGGCTCGGGCCTGGTGCCGCAGGATCGGTAACGCGCAAGACACCGCGCGGGCCATCGGCCCGCGCGGTGAACTCGACGTCAGCGTGTGGCCGTCAATGGGTGGCGAACGGGTGCGACGAGCCGCCCTTGGCCGCAACCACTTCGGCCGCGGTGGGCTTGCCGGCCACGGCGCGCTCGATCGCCTCCTTGGTGGCGGCGTAGTTGTAGTCCTGGATCTTGCGGTCGTCGTCGGCCAGCCAGTGGATGAACACGCCCACGCAGATGAACAGGTTGTCGGCCTCGGCGACCGGGATGGTGCCGGCCTCGACGCAGTCGGCCACCGCCATCGCCACGCCGCGCTGGGCCGGGCCGAACATCTGCACCGCCTGCTTGGCGCCCTTGATGGTCACCTTGTTGAACAGCACGGTGGCCGGCTTGGTGAGCAGGTTGGGGCCCAGCACTGCCAGCAGCGAGGTGAAGCCGTCCTTGTTGTTGGTCAGCGCGTTGGCGAAAGCGGTTTCGACGGCGCTGCCACGCGGGCCGATCAGGAGGTCGATGTGCGCGACCTCGTTGCCTTCACCGACGAGCGATTCGCCCACCATCATGCGATCGATTTTGGCCATGATTGTTCAGTCTCCTAAAGCAGTTTCTGTGATCCGTCCGGACCCCGCGAGGCCCGTCCCCGAGGGCAGGTCTGCCGGTACGAAAACCGGCCACCCCGGGAGCAATAAACACGTTCCGTGCCACCTCGGCCGTCACGCGGCGCAACACGGTTCAGGCCAGCAGGCCGGCGCACATCAGGGTGAGCACGCTCAGGTCGGCGCTGGTTCCGGGGTTGATCGAGGCGCTTTTGAGGGCCTGATCCCACTGCGCGAACGCGGCATCGCCATCGAGCACCTCGCCGGCCTGCGCACGCCCGGCCCAGGGTGCGGCCTGCCTCAGGACACTGTGTGCCAGCGCGGCCCCGTGCTTGCGAACAATGTGTGAATCGAGATCCGACGCCAGCCAGGCCAGGTACACCCGCTGCACCGCCGCGGCCTGGGCCGGCGCGGGCCGCTCGGGCACCGGCTGCAGCGGATCGAAGGCCTCGCGCGCAACGATGGCCGGCAGGCCCAGATCGAACAGTTCGGCGTAACCGTCGCGGTACTGGCGCGCGATGCGGTCGCGGTCGGCGGCCAGCGCCATCGCCTGGCGCAAGGTCATGGTCGGCGGCTGGTGGACGTCCTGGTCGGGCGCATCGCCGAGCCCGCCGGGGCTGGCCATGACGATGGCGCGAAAGGCCGCCTCGGCGTCGGCCACGTCGAGCCCGGCCAGCACGTGCTGCAAGGCGTCGCGCAGGGAGGTGGCCGTCACCGCCACGCCCGCGTCGACCACGCGCTCGAACGCGGCGGCCAGCGGCGCGCACAGCAGCACGATGCCGAGGTTGGTGTTGCAGCCCACGCACGCCCAGGTGGCCGCCACCGCGCCTTCGATGCGCGCGCCCACCGTGGCGCCACGCTCGCACAGCGCCGCGGCGCAGGCCTGGGCGCTGTCGACAA
This portion of the Leptothrix cholodnii SP-6 genome encodes:
- a CDS encoding dihydroneopterin aldolase, with product MSALPALLDSLPPQPHGHAPAAAPMDLIFISGYTGQTVIGIHESELHHTQPLVIDIHAGLPRARACDTDHIGDTIDYGVVRNRLDALMHDHGVTLLEALAERIARMLLIDFGAAWVRVKVVKPRKFDNVDAVGVQIERCRADLRDVPMASTSAAASTPRSAQILSWMGSGLVPQDR
- the fae gene encoding formaldehyde-activating enzyme; amino-acid sequence: MAKIDRMMVGESLVGEGNEVAHIDLLIGPRGSAVETAFANALTNNKDGFTSLLAVLGPNLLTKPATVLFNKVTIKGAKQAVQMFGPAQRGVAMAVADCVEAGTIPVAEADNLFICVGVFIHWLADDDRKIQDYNYAATKEAIERAVAGKPTAAEVVAAKGGSSHPFATH
- a CDS encoding triphosphoribosyl-dephospho-CoA synthase codes for the protein MPVSTDASAPARQAFLNACAWDVAVRKPGNVSRASPGHGMLAQAFVDSAQACAAALCERGATVGARIEGAVAATWACVGCNTNLGIVLLCAPLAAAFERVVDAGVAVTATSLRDALQHVLAGLDVADAEAAFRAIVMASPGGLGDAPDQDVHQPPTMTLRQAMALAADRDRIARQYRDGYAELFDLGLPAIVAREAFDPLQPVPERPAPAQAAAVQRVYLAWLASDLDSHIVRKHGAALAHSVLRQAAPWAGRAQAGEVLDGDAAFAQWDQALKSASINPGTSADLSVLTLMCAGLLA